GATCCCGTGAATAGTCGAGATGTGGAATTCTGAAGCAATTTACTCCCTCCTAGAAAATGTTAGAACTCCGGGAACATGAAAGGATAGCAAGAGTTAGGAAGAAGATACGGGATCCTTAGCGAGTTTCCACTGGACAAATCCGATAGTCATTTTCGcacggatgggtgggttggttccAGCCCACAGAAAATCGCCGGATTCTAGTGGAATTTATGGGTAATCTGACCATACCATAAGGTGTATGAGCTgggctgaaaggatgaaaggctgacttcgtGCCAGTTCTGAACGGCCTGatggaaccatgggcacggtactcctgtTTTAGTTGTTTAGCCCTTACCCTCAAGGGGACCGTGAGGGGGGTACTGTTATTTCCCCAACTTCCTCAgcttcatcacctctacccccacaaccttcttcaccaatcacctactcttcccttattactaccttgcattcttattctccatctctccgtaatactacccccttcaacaatactccctcttccacacgtccccgtacTTCTACCACCCACAACTCTACAAATACCTTAAATACTCAATTTAGCCCtgccaaatgggaccgatttttcgtgatcccccctacagctccttactcaggcaacactcttctcttttaaCAATGTttccctttccgtacccgacccgatcgttcccgtctcgttATAGATatatctgaaactgaagctatagcattatcacatctaactgatctctctggcaaccccattcctgcataACCTCATCCAACTACCAACAATAGATACACTTACTTGTATACTTGtataccggaactgtctctatctcccctgcATGTTACCCTATGGATATcgactggtcagactgtggagagtacttactcggctgcctcaaagaccgtgatgtgacatcagtacagtgctactccaTTTCTCCttgaggtcatcgaaagaaacctaTCAAAAtggccaaaattactttcagtacacatgaccttcccgttcgtatctacattggtggacaatcccacCCTGTTAGAGCATACCAACCTCGTCCCCGTCAATATCAAAATTGTTTgtgatttggacatcctgccaaacactgccgctccacagaccAACCCgatcataaccgatcaaactgctcttcAAAAACACGCACAtttgctaactgcggcggcccccataatgtattttatagagtcTGTCCCACCTACAAATTTGAATCTagggtagcaactctcagatgcAAACTTGGTCTCACTCTTTGTGAAACCATACTCCCTCCCTACTCTATGGTACTACataacctttgatgtctagcacatttattttgagTTTTTAATCGTTAACCATTCATCTTTCCCAACAAGAAAGAGGGGCTCAACAAGCTCGTAAATGACTCTATTTTTTTAATGACTTTTAATGTTCGCAAGAAATTTGTGCGTGCCTTGTTTTCCAATGTCCAGAAACTAGTGTAGGACTTTCAACCATTTTAAGCCCTTGGTTCCCACTAAAAAGATGGATGTAAAGTATGCTAAATGGTATAATTATCTGAATATGACTTAGACTCGCAAAAGAGTAAAAGTATAATTAAGGAATTGAATTAACGATTTTCCATATATTTGTTTCCGAACGCGATGCCCCCAAAGTTGGCCAACTTTCAATCAAATCACGAAACTgctgttttctttttaaaaaggCCCAACAGATAACAATTACCAATTCCTAATATCACTTTCATTGATCCTAAAGAAACAAATATTTTCCTATTGCTTGgtttcccaagaaaaaaaaatgttttgagaaTGTCTCATTTGAAGAAAATGCAGGCATTCCCTTGAAAAGGCATAACTATGGTAAAACATGGTCAACTAATATGTATTAGATTGTAATCATATTCAGTATCCCAGTGTTCATCCCTTTGCTTTTTGTCAcaattacttgtttttgtttttattttcgattttttttgagCTAGACTTTTTAAACTGACACATTACTTTTACCTGTAATGAAATCTCAAAGAAAGAAGTATCATTTCTGATTGAAAAAGGGATTCCACACACCATTATTGCGCGGAATACAAACAGAAGCGGATAAACTCAGTGTATTACAGTATGTAAGCTGTGGTaaaatataattactattttgaACATAAGCCCCAAATAGCGATTTTAAAGGCCAACTCTTATggaaaacgccccccccccccaccaacacttATAGGTAGAGCTGGCAGCAACCTGTGGAGAGCTGGTTGAGGACAAATAGTTGTAAAGTCTACAAAGAACACCTAAAGAAAGTACCTAGGAAGATCTGTAGATCATTCTTCAATTTCCTGCAATGGAGTCTaaattacgaaagaaaaataacatttcaTAGGATATATGATTTCAATAGACCTCATATGGTCTataaattgttatttttctttttcattcctcttatTTCCACATATAccgagaaaataacaacaatacggCCTTCTTTTATgtataaaaacaaatcaaaacaaaacagaacacaaTGAATACAGTTGATATTTtacaatatgaaaaatatagtTCAAAAGCTCAATTATAAACCAAAAGATTATTATTTTAGGGATAATTCTACGTCGATATTCTACCAGTGAAGCTTTCAAGGCAGGGTTAGGGGAGATATCTCAGAGCCGGAAGTTATCATTTATAAATGTTTACACAAATTTGCCAAAACAAATTCGCTAAAATGCTTTGAAGCCAAGTCGAGGCATTACTATGATCATGATTCACACGCCGACATATTCATCCCACGGCCTTAAAAAAGGGTGATCCAAGTAGCAACGAGGGTGTTTGGATCCATATTCATACAACTATATCAGAAGCAACTGAGAAACCATCTTCTTTTGTTGTCGATGGGCAGTGGCAACAGTGTACTTGTGTCGACTGTCTTTGCTTTGAACAGGATCGAATTCTTTGAAGGCAACCGTAAAGCAGGAATATCGCCATGTCTATAACATATGTAGCATGTTCCAGACGTTTCCAGCACTGTTTTAGGCATGATTTTAAGCTCTGTATGTGAACCTATATGTGGACATGTCCGCGAAAATGTCTCGGACTCTATTCGGAGCCAAGGGTATGCTGAAGGCATGACATTCAAAATTTTATTTTcacaaagaaaaatgaagttactgtaataaatctataaatctaaaGCAATAAAATCTATAGAGCTTGTGAAAAGTAGTGAAATGTAAGGTAACAGTTCATAAGATAAATTTACAGTGCATAATGGAAAATGTGCTCCGGAAAACAAACAAGTCTGATGAGATATAACAAACGAGCCGCTAGAAGCATTTTCTTGGTgaaaatttgaaagaaaagaaaagtaaataaaatcaaataaaacaaacgaaaggaacgaaaagaaatataaaagtaaaagaacagaataaaacaaaatagagtaGAATAGTGTAGAATAATatagaatgaaatgaaataaaataaaataatataaaatgaaatgacaTCAAATGACATAATAGAATATTGAagttaaatacataaacaaacacaaaaaaaaaggaaaacgataaggcgcagagagtagaaaaagaaaacaagaataacccTTTACCACTTGCCTTCGTGGGATGGCGTAAGTGGCATTTACAGAGGAAGATTTGCACATCATATAAAAATGTAAAGACGCCTTCAATCACAAATATATTCCTTTGGATTTCATCAAAAGCTGTAAAGTCATTCACAAAAGCTAATCTCGTATTATGTACAAAtattacatagaaatatatgcacTTTTTATACATACAACTTTTGTTTCACTagaaattttcattattatttacttatatcaGGACACATTTACTTGGTAATTTAGATATTACTAATCAGGCCAAAGTAGAAAACACTAACAAAGTGTTATTTTATCAACATATACAGTTCCACAATAGCCTTAAGCAAAGAACAAAGCATACTATACATAACCTCTTGCAgaaaatatgattttattttcacaCTTGAAGGTAGAATCCAGGACAGGACTAGCTGCTTTTCCGTAGTAGCATTTCttccgttttctaaacattagatgatacaaaaacggatatgaataataaaattgaGTCGTACACTTGAGCCAGATAAATATTAGAGTACAGTAACAATATATCGGGTCAGATTCTGATGATTATAGAATTCCATAGTTACTTTCTTGTTCACTGCAatgcacaaaataaaataatatacaatatatacattgcTCAGCCAATAATGTACCAACATTCAACAGGATAAAATGCACCTATgcctctttatagaaaatgttttACATGTATAACCTAAGAAAATgcaacattgaacctgtaaacttgatttatctaaaaagtatatgaCTATTCAAAGTAAATGTGTTGCAGGACTGAAGGTGGTCACTCTATGGGGCTGTGGCTCTGCCTTGGGTGATGACCAggtggaagacccagctgaagtgacatcggatgaaatttccgccatgATACACATTCGGTCCagcacatcatatcagttcataccaggatggtttctgCAATTCGTATGTtgaatttatttgaacatgggaaaatattttgatattgctctaaatacttttcatttgcatcatACCATCTGAAGTCAAAGAAAACACAGCCTACGGGAAAAAAtccgtagtgacgtcaccatccatcggtcgtcttttgtttccgtttagctggcgaatttccgtagaattcatCCAGGAAAGTTTCGAAATCGTTGTCCTGTCTTTCAACAAGCCTGAAGTACATATACTGTATTTTCCCCTGCAAGTTGATGTACAGAGTAGAGTATTTTGCCTTTGATGTAAAACCCCTGGATACGGACAGGTCACAGGGCCAACGACGAGAATGCCATAGATGTCCAGTCACGCCAAACTGTCTCCTCGGCGTCACTGCAAAGATAACAATTGTTCATAATTACCGTAGGGAACCTGAACTACCATTTGTATTAACCATACTACGAGTTACCTACTGACATGCAATTACATATCTCATACTCCTGATTATACCAATGTTAATTATCTCATTATTTTCCCAATATGTccactatctatatgtatatatatctatatctgtatctgcattcatatatctgtatctgaaCCTATCTGCCTGCTGGTCTGCCCagctgtcgatctatctatttaactatctgtaATTGTatttatacctatctgtctatatacctatatatctacacacacacacgaaaataaataaataaaaggaaaacgccAGTCACTCACGCAAGGAATTTACACCCAATCCCGCGTTGGGAAATGGAATTCAATGCCACAAAGTCTGCCTGCGCGACCGCCGGAGACACCAGCACCGACCTCCTAACCCGGACTCCACAGCGAGAGAGCTCTTCAAGGAGTCTATAGCAGGCGGTCAGCGATTTTCCAAgaccggggaagaggaggtggaagtatCTGCGGGATAAAAACACTTCGATCAATAGTGAAGATAATCATTCTAATAGCAATAGTatcggtgataatgatggtgataaggctaataaaaatcataatgactgtattgataataataatgattatgttgatactGATAGGAAtagtagataatgatgataagcctaatgataatagtaatgatagtaataatatatgtatgtatatatatagatagaaagatagaccgatgtagatgagtgtgtgtgtgttcgagtgacACCAAAACAAAGTCCATTCAACCCAACTTTAGGAAAAGAGATGATACCCTTTTCCAGGCTGCAGCTTGCGGGCGACCCCGCTCGCCCACTCCACGGTGTCCTCTCCCACGTGGTCGAAGATGAGGCCCAGGTGGTCGAAGTGCGGCAGCGGCTGCAGCGCCGCCCCGCTCACCCCCAGCGCCACGTGCAGCACTGAAAGGGCGCATTTGGGCTCCTTTAATGGCTGAAATCGGTCGTTCCTGGACGAAGAaacgtacacacacctacacacacacacaaacagcacagacgcaaacacacattgatgaaaatgatcataaaaagctAGGACCGAACGCAGTCACCGGGACATTCAGTATTTAGGCAAAGATGTGACAGACAAACTGAGGAAGAGCCTATCCTTGACTCGCTGGACTGGCAAGGCGGCACGGGAGCAGGGCCCAAGGAAGGCGTTTGCAGAGCGGCCGCGAGAGAGGCGTCAGAGATAAGGGGCATCAGTCTGAATCTGATGATGAGTGCAGCAGACAGACTTCCTCGCGCTTGGCTCGAAGCTGAAGCTAAACTTGATCAGATACCAGAGAGGCTCCGACCTGAGCGTACTCACGGAGGCCCTTAAGCCGCGGCAGCGACGACAGCGACGGCCGCAGGGCGTCGTAGTGGGCGTCGTCGAGCAGGACCAGCTGGAGCTCCTGAAGGCTGCGGGGCAGGGCCGACGCGGCGGCCGCGCTGAGTTGGCCCTTGAACTTGAGGACTTCACCGCGCGGCCTGTGCGGGGGCAGAGAAGGGGCTGCAGAAGGGGCTGCGGCATGGACGGCGTCGAGTGATGAGGTGCTTGGTGTTTAGAATGTGGAATGGGCAGGTGtcggagggagaggcaaaggcagCACATGCGGTTGCATCTgcatgtataggcctatatatacacactatagatgttcactatatatatatatatatatatatatatatatatatatatatatatacatatatatatacacacacacacataaacacatacatacatgcatacacacacaaaaaaacacacacacacacacacacacatatatatatatatatatatatatatatatatatatatatatatatatatatatatatatatatatatatatatatatgcagacgtaTACACAGAGGGTACAACTTACTGCTGGAAAATCTGCCGAAGATGCTCGTCAAGGACGCTGCCGCCGGCCTTGGGATGTCGGAAGTCATGCTGAAACTCCATCTTTGTGGCCCAAGTCTTCCCCTTCATGGCCGTCAGGAGCTCCGTCAGCCGCGGAACATCCCGCGGGTCGCAGCTGACGTGGACCTCGACGCTCGACGGCTGAGCATGCGGTAAGACGCTGGCGTATGCGGCAACATGGCAGTCCGTCACTCTCACGACGCCCCTCATATCCATCACCCGAGCAACATGTCTGCTCACTGCTGCTTCACACTGCACTTCGGATAATAAGCTCAGCCACTGGGATCTGCCCTCCACGCCAGCCCCCTTGAGCAGCGCCACCAGTTCGGCAGACCTTTCTTCCCCCATGGTTCTGCCCTCCAAGTAGAGGAGGCCCATGAGGTGCACTAGAATGTTCTGCCATTTGGCCAAGTCGAGCTCAGCTGCGTGCTCCCTCCGTGCTCTGTACTTCGCAGCTTCTTTGAAAGTCGCATCAAGCACGCTCCTGATGCTGTTTTCTGTTCTACTAGCGTTATGGTTCAATTTGTTTAAAATTTCATGATTTCTTTGTATAATGCATTGGCTAACCCTTGGTGGCACATTGCTGCTGGAGAGGACAGTCCTAAAGCCAGAGATGATTCTAGGGATGTCCAGGTCGTCAGCAATGAGACTCTCCATGACGTAAAGTGCTGAGAAAAAATCTTGTATTCCTTTGTGGGGAAAACTATACTTCTCTTCGGCTTCTTCTGTCAGTGACGTTGCTTGGATTAAGAACGTGCTGAGAATTTCTGCGGCAGGTAAATCTAGATAGTTGCAGGTATCCCTAAGTCTCTCTACAGAGGTCCTGGATAGCACGGTGTCGTCACAGCAATGGTTAATTAGGGCTTCCTCATAAAGTTTCTTAAGAAATTTatccatcttttctttcatttcagggAAGTCCAATTTCCAAGTCTTTTCATGATCGAACAGTCTCTGCCTTAATTTCCTCTGACACATCTCGTGTGTCTTTAAGAAAAGTTCCGTCGCTGTTGTCATACTGTTCACCGCTTCAGGGCCATGAAGCCACAGGACTGTCACAAAGACAAGATTAAAAGGGAATCGCCAGTGATCTTGCAGTCGACTCTCCTTCCTGTTCAGATAGCGAAGAAGGCCGTTGATGTCTCTTTCCTCAACTGTGATCCCAAGAGCCTGGCTGTAATTGTTTACAAATTCTTCCCTGTCATCTTCAGCTATCCCGAGAACATGCACATGGACGATGTTAAAGTTGTCTGGCACATATCTCTTGAAATCGAGTACTTTGTTTGGTCGTGTTGTACACAGGACAGTGACATCTCCGTGAGATTCTCCTAATTTCAGTATCTCTCTGTACACTTGTTCTGAGGATGAGTTAAGCTCATCCAAACCATCAATGATAAACAGAAGCCTGTTGTCCTGAATGCATTCAACCAGGTATTCTTTTCGGACTTGCTTGCTCGCTGTTGGTAAGAGAGACTGCAGGAGTTCGGAGAGGGAACGTATTTCTCTCGCTCTGCATTCGACCAAAAGGACAAACTCATAGTCTTGAAGCTTCTTCATAGAGCTAGCCCCTGAGGCCCAATCGCTGATCATCTTTCTCGTGAGGGTTGTCTTGCCGACGCCAGCAGGGCCTTCGACCAGCAAGGCGGTGCTGCTTGCTTGGCTCTGGTTTTGCCTCCTCTCCGCCAATGCAAGGAGATCTTCGAGATAAATTTGGGTATCGTCTTCTTTCATCAGTATTTTGGTAAATACCTTGTCTATTCgtacttttgtttttatgtatttatcaagTAGATTTGACACTGGCCCAATGCTTGACATATCCCTGTATCTCCTCTTTAATTCTAGTTTACCTTCGTTATTCACATACTGACGTAACCTATCAAAGTCTAAGCTGCTTCTTCCTGACAAATCCAGCGACTCGTCTCTGATGACGTTGATCTCGTCGCTAAGTGTTTGCAAAACGTCGTCAAGGAGATGTTGATCCTTGTTGTAGATTTCCGCTGCTTTTTTGAGTATTTTGTTGAGCAGATTCCTCAGTTCCTCCGTCTTGTTAAGAAAGTTGCTGTCATCAACTTCAAACTCTTCATGGAGGAAGGAATTTCTGAAATTCTTGACCGAAGTCAGGTTGTACTCCAGTGTGTCTCCTGAATCGACCCACCTTTGGTCGCCAGGAGGAGCGAGTCCGTGGCAGCCATACTGAATGCACAAGTACAGCAGCGTTATGTCAAAACCGTCCAAGTTGTGGTCGTCCATCTTCCTCCACTGACTGGGGCTGAGTTTCTTTCGCATAGGACCCTTGGGGAGTTTCCTCACGAGGAAGAGGTAATCGGCAAAAGACTGACCCGACTGCCTGTTGGCGGTGCCCCACTCCAGGACCTGCTGCAGGACGCTCCCGCCCTTCCTGGTGGTCATTTCATAAAGGCGGAAGGTCATCTGACGCTCCTTGTCGGAAGCAAACGGACGGAGCGCCATCGTTGCAGTCGTGGCTCAATCCTTTTGTCTCGTCTTTCGTTTCtggatttgggaaaaaaaaaaatattcataagtgATCCGTGAACTTTACAATATTGCATGACAATCCGTGAGAACAATACATTTCTGAAGTGAATGTTATACTCAATAAGTACCTGGAGGCTACACGTTCTCTTAGCCTCCTGGAAGTCAAAGTCATTGTGAAGAAGTATTTAACACGACTGTTGCCTGGAATTCGAAGCACTGCTTGGTGGTTTTATGTCAAATATTTTGCTaaagtctgtttatatatatatatatatatatatatatatatatatatatatatatatatatatttatatttatatacacacagacacacacacacacacacacacacacacacacacacacacacacacacacacacacacacacagaaacacacacacacatatatatatatatacatatatatatatatatatatatatatacatatatacaaatatgaatacatatttgaataatttatgaataaacatatgtatatatatatatatatatatatatatgtatatatatatatatatatatatatatacagacacacacacacacacatatatatatataattatatatatatatatatatatatatctatatatatatatatatatatatatatatatatatatatatatatatgcatacatacatatacacgtatgtatacacacacacacacacacacacacacacacacacacacacacacacacacacacacacacacacacatatatatatatatatatatatatatatatatatatacatatatatgcatatatatacatatatatgtatatatatatataaatatatatgtatatatacatatatatatatatatatatatatatatatacatatatatatatatatatatatatgtatatatgtatatatatatacatacatatatatatatatatatatatatatatatatatatatatacaatgtatatatatgtatgtatatatatctatatctatatctatctatctatctatctatctatctatatatatatatatatatatatatatatatatatatatatatatatatatatacatatatatgcatatatatacatatatatttatatgtatatatacatatatatgtatatatatatatgcatatatatatgtatatatatacacacacacatattactttCTTCCAGACTTAGAAGTCATGTGGGAGACGAACGAAGTCTAGTTTTAGCCGAACGCATCGGATTTACGGCGGCATCCACAGCCTTGCTCTCTCTGCAAAGGCTGGCCATTGTGACGCGTTCCAGCTGACTACAACGGATTTAACGATAAGCACGTTCTCGCCACTTGTCCGGATAAGGCAGAACGTTCCACTCTTTACAGGCAATTcattaggcatatatatatatatatatatatatatatatatatatatatatatatatatatatatatatatatataatctacgattgatttttatataatatgtttacaGTAAACTAGGGTCTATGATATTCATCTACCCTAAACATTGCAATACGGTCCctcgataaaagaaagagagaaagaaagaaagaaaaaaagaagaagaaaaaagaaaattatacctGTCGTATTTGAAGGGTTTCGTGTTTTCCTTAAAATCTCCGGCCTAATGCTTGCACTAAAGTAGTAACGTATACTTTGGCTCAATATTGGTCGAAGGAAAAATGCAAAACGTCAAATGTCTAATTGAACGGTGGTACTTCTctccatatttcgttttctcGTCACTTATTGTGTCCCTAGATTTATTACACATATCTTTTCGTTATTTAACATGTGTAGTGATAAACCTTCTGATTTATATTCCGCTATTTtcctgttcatatttttttttcaacgtgAGACGCTCCGCAAATTATCAGCTGATCTCACTTTCTCGTTCGCTCATTACATATCCCTTAAAGGCGAGATTTAACCAGATAATGCTTTCATAAACACCTCAAACGATTACTTTCACAAGCCTTTCCGAAGCCTTTCTCACGCTGCGCTCAGTCAATCCACAAATTAATTATTGCTCTCTACGGTATCCTGGCAAAACGAATTCTTCAATTTCATGTCGCATTCTTTCCTCGGCTTTCTAAAAAGGTTTATATTGACTTTCGTTGCAAGGTTCATGTCGGCCATGATGATTAATGCCCTTGCCGACTGAcccacggggggggggaggggtacgcgGCCCAGCTGAGTGACGGCGAGgaatatttactttattttttggctctctactccttctttttctttcctgagAAATTCATATAGATAGGGTATCTTTACGTCTGCCTGTCACTAAGGGAGTGATATCTTATCTAAAGCAACTGCccgggagatagaaggaaagaaagaaaaaggcgggAAATGGGATGATATTCGATCGACAcgagagcatttttttttttttttttttttttttaaagaaacttATGGAATACACAGACTGCCGCCCTGTCTTGTCACAGGCCCAAGAGCCCCGCCCACCTCCGGCTAACGCCTTTCCCTTGCCTTGCTGCTTGACCCTGACCTTACAATGACCTTAAGCTAAGATCATGTACCCGAGTCTGAAGCGAAGCTACAgtagctctattttttttttgtcattatgtcattatcccgaggttttcatttcctcttttagaTGCTCTACTTAAGGGGTTCCCAACCCTTTATCTGGCGACCTCAACCATGCACCTCCAGACATGACCTCGATCCCAGTCTGTTCTACAATGTATAGGCttctaattatattattatatcatttatattattcaataaacataaataattcgATAAACCAAAATCAacaattacgattatattttCTTCGGTTCGAGTTTCATAAGAATTCAGTGGATTTTTCTTCGACTGCATTTTAGATCATTGTGTAATAATCAAGCAAAATTTAGCTATCAATTCTCAATCAATATGGGACTACAAGCCTACTCAAATCATCTCAAGATTGAGAACTGACCACGTCTGATATTTTAAGGGCTTGGCGACCCCAGGGTTGGGAGAGGCGGGCCTAGGGTATGATGTGCACAAGGAAATCGCGATGTTTACATAATCTACATCAAAGAAAAATGTCAAACATCCAAGCAAATCTTCGACTACTGACACATTCTTCGTCATAATGTTCCGTCCAAAGCGCCTTTCACGATGTTTAAACTATAGAATGCGAGTGAATGGAACCTAAAGTGTAACTGAGACAAAACGGAAGAGATGAGTCGGGGAAACGACAGTGATAACGCTAATATAATACGTACACACCGATAACCCTGACATCCAACATAAGGAAAACGCACAGTACCTGCCACGTTCGTCAGGGTGGATGCGTGGATCTTCGGCTCCGACGTCTCAAAAAGGTGCTCAAGGTTGCGCATCTCATTCATCTTATCTTATCTCGCCTTCAcaaatcttatcttatcttcactTCACTTGGAGACGATGCGCAGCGCCCCAACACCACTCATGACGTCATACATGCGCGCACTTGTATGcaggaacagacaaacaaatcgtCACAGTAGATAcctatataaatcacacacacacgtacacgcacgcacacacacacacacacacacacacacacacacacacacacacacacacgcagacacagacacacacacactcgtaattacacacacgcacacgatagcaacagcaacaataacaattgatgataacgataataagaaatgaGGGCGAATGGAAATTATAAGGCTTTAAAATGTACCAAAGTCAACACTCACTACCGGAGCGAAAACGTCGACTTCAACGCTaatgaaagagtaaataaaaggcTGCTAATGTTCTTTTAAAAGCTTGCAAAGAAAGAAATTAGGAAAATAACGAAATGGATGTCGGGTCGAGAGCCTGAAGCCAGGGAAATGGACATGTCAACTTTATTCTGTCATCATgtgtctgcatacacacacacacacacaaacacgcacacacgcaatcaagcacagccacacacacacacaaagacacacgcacataacatacacacgcacacacgcacaatgatCATAAAACTGATAAGatcaataaagataaacaattaAAAATCCGTTGTTTATATTGATaacgacagtgatgataatgacaataaaggtataaaaatgaaaatcatgatgatttgATCAATGAAAAAGTAGACATTAAACttgatgatatggatgataatataattatattatcaataatgacgaCACCGAATATCGAATAATAATatctgagtgtgtctgtatatatatatatatatatatatatatgtatatatatatatatatatatatatatatatatatatatatatatatatatatatatataa
This genomic stretch from Penaeus vannamei isolate JL-2024 chromosome 28, ASM4276789v1, whole genome shotgun sequence harbors:
- the LOC113825725 gene encoding uncharacterized protein isoform X2 → MALRPFASDKERQMTFRLYEMTTRKGGSVLQQVLEWGTANRQSGQSFADYLFLVRKLPKGPMRKKLSPSQWRKMDDHNLDGFDITLLYLCIQYGCHGLAPPGDQRWVDSGDTLEYNLTSVKNFRNSFLHEEFEVDDSNFLNKTEELRNLLNKILKKAAEIYNKDQHLLDDVLQTLSDEINVIRDESLDLSGRSSLDFDRLRQYVNNEGKLELKRRYRDMSSIGPVSNLLDKYIKTKVRIDKVFTKILMKEDDTQIYLEDLLALAERRQNQSQASSTALLVEGPAGVGKTTLTRKMISDWASGASSMKKLQDYEFVLLVECRAREIRSLSELLQSLLPTASKQVRKEYLVECIQDNRLLFIIDGLDELNSSSEQVYREILKLGESHGDVTVLCTTRPNKVLDFKRYVPDNFNIVHVHVLGIAEDDREEFVNNYSQALGITVEERDINGLLRYLNRKESRLQDHWRFPFNLVFVTVLWLHGPEAVNSMTTATELFLKTHEMCQRKLRQRLFDHEKTWKLDFPEMKEKMDKFLKKLYEEALINHCCDDTVLSRTSVERLRDTCNYLDLPAAEILSTFLIQATSLTEEAEEKYSFPHKGIQDFFSALYVMESLIADDLDIPRIISGFRTVLSSSNVPPRVSQCIIQRNHEILNKLNHNASRTENSIRSVLDATFKEAAKYRARREHAAELDLAKWQNILVHLMGLLYLEGRTMGEERSAELVALLKGAGVEGRSQWLSLLSEVQCEAAVSRHVARVMDMRGVVRVTDCHVAAYASVLPHAQPSSVEVHVSCDPRDVPRLTELLTAMKGKTWATKMEFQHDFRHPKAGGSVLDEHLRQIFQQYFHLLFPGLGKSLTACYRLLEELSRCGVRVRRSVLVSPAVAQADFVALNSISQRGIGCKFLADAEETVWRDWTSMAFSSLAL
- the LOC113825725 gene encoding uncharacterized protein isoform X1, translating into MALRPFASDKERQMTFRLYEMTTRKGGSVLQQVLEWGTANRQSGQSFADYLFLVRKLPKGPMRKKLSPSQWRKMDDHNLDGFDITLLYLCIQYGCHGLAPPGDQRWVDSGDTLEYNLTSVKNFRNSFLHEEFEVDDSNFLNKTEELRNLLNKILKKAAEIYNKDQHLLDDVLQTLSDEINVIRDESLDLSGRSSLDFDRLRQYVNNEGKLELKRRYRDMSSIGPVSNLLDKYIKTKVRIDKVFTKILMKEDDTQIYLEDLLALAERRQNQSQASSTALLVEGPAGVGKTTLTRKMISDWASGASSMKKLQDYEFVLLVECRAREIRSLSELLQSLLPTASKQVRKEYLVECIQDNRLLFIIDGLDELNSSSEQVYREILKLGESHGDVTVLCTTRPNKVLDFKRYVPDNFNIVHVHVLGIAEDDREEFVNNYSQALGITVEERDINGLLRYLNRKESRLQDHWRFPFNLVFVTVLWLHGPEAVNSMTTATELFLKTHEMCQRKLRQRLFDHEKTWKLDFPEMKEKMDKFLKKLYEEALINHCCDDTVLSRTSVERLRDTCNYLDLPAAEILSTFLIQATSLTEEAEEKYSFPHKGIQDFFSALYVMESLIADDLDIPRIISGFRTVLSSSNVPPRVSQCIIQRNHEILNKLNHNASRTENSIRSVLDATFKEAAKYRARREHAAELDLAKWQNILVHLMGLLYLEGRTMGEERSAELVALLKGAGVEGRSQWLSLLSEVQCEAAVSRHVARVMDMRGVVRVTDCHVAAYASVLPHAQPSSVEVHVSCDPRDVPRLTELLTAMKGKTWATKMEFQHDFRHPKAGGSVLDEHLRQIFQQPRGEVLKFKGQLSAAAASALPRSLQELQLVLLDDAHYDALRPSLSSLPRLKGLLLHVALGVSGAALQPLPHFDHLGLIFDHVGEDTVEWASGVARKLQPGKGYFHLLFPGLGKSLTACYRLLEELSRCGVRVRRSVLVSPAVAQADFVALNSISQRGIGCKFLADAEETVWRDWTSMAFSSLAL